A DNA window from Trypanosoma brucei brucei TREU927 chromosome 10, whole genome shotgun sequence contains the following coding sequences:
- a CDS encoding elongation factor 1-alpha (identical to SP:P41166: Elongation factor 1- alpha (EF-1-alpha). {Trypanosoma brucei brucei}) produces the protein MITGTSQADAAILIIASAQGEFEAGISKDGQTREHALLAFTLGVKQMVVCCNKMDDKTVNYGQERYDEIVKEVSAYIKKVGYNVEKVRFVPISGWQGDNMIEKSEKMPWYKGPTLLEALDMLEPPVRPSDKPLRLPLQDVYKIGGIGTVPVGRVETGVMKPGDVVTFAPANVTTEVKSIEMHHEQLAEATPGDNVGFNVKNVSVKDIRRGNVCGNTKNDPPKEAADFTAQVIILNHPGQIGNGYAPVLDCHTSHIACKFAEIESKIDRRSGKELEKAPKSIKSGDAAIVRMVPQKPMCVEVFNDYAPLGRFAVRDMRQTVAVGIIKAVTKKDGSGGKVTKAAVKASKK, from the coding sequence ATGATCACCGGCACATCGCAAGCCGACGCAGCCATCCTCATCATTGCCTCTGCGCAGGGTGAGTTCGAGGCTGGTATCTCCAAGGATGGACAGACCCGCGAGCACGCGTTGCTGGCCTTCACTTTGGGTGTGAAGCAGATGGTTGTGTGCTGCAACAAGATGGACGACAAGACTGTGAACTACGGACAGGAGCGGTATGACGAGATTGTGAAGGAGGTGTCTGCTTACATCAAGAAGGTTGGGTACAACGTGGAGAAGGTGCGCTTCGTCCCCATCTCCGGATGGCAGGGCGACAACATGATTGAGAAATCCGAGAAGATGCCATGGTACAAGGGTCCAACGCTCCTGGAGGCACTAGACATGCTGGAGCCACCAGTGCGTCCGAGCGACAAGCCCCTGCGTCTGCCACTGCAGGACGTGTACAAGATCGGTGGTATTGGCACCGTGCCCGTTGGTCGTGTGGAGACCGGCGTGATGAAGCCTGGTGATGTGGTGACGTTTGCCCCCGCCAACGTGACGACCGAGGTGAAATCGATCGAGATGCACCACGAGCAGCTCGCTGAGGCGACCCCCGGTGACAACGTCGGCTTTAACGTGAAGAACGTTTCTGTAAAGGACATCCGCCGTGGCAACGTCTGCGGTAACACCAAGAACGACCCCCCAAAGGAGGCCGCCGACTTCACGGCACAGGTGATCATCCTGAACCACCCCGGACAGATTGGAAACGGTTATGCGCCCGTGCTGGACTGCCACACATCGCACATTGCCTGCAAGTTCGCGGAGATCGAGTCGAAGATCGACCGTCGCTCTGGCAAGGAGCTGGAGAAGGCTCCCAAGTCGATCAAGTCTGGCGACGCCGCGATCGTGCGCATGGTGCCGCAGAAGCCTATGTGCGTGGAGGTCTTCAACGACTACGCGCCACTCGGCCGCTTTGCCGTGCGTGACATGCGCCAGACCGTCGCTGTCGGTATCATCAAGGCCGTGACCAAGAAGGACGGTTCTGGTGGTAAGGTGACGAAGGCTGCGGTGAAGGCTTCGAAGAAATAA
- a CDS encoding elongation factor 1-alpha (identical to SP:P41166: Elongation factor 1- alpha (EF-1-alpha). {Trypanosoma brucei brucei;}): MGKEKVHMNLVVVGHVDAGKSTATGHLIYKCGGIDKRTIEKFEKEAADIGKASFKYAWVLDKLKAERERGITIDIALWKFESPKSVFTIIDAPGHRDFIKNMITGTSQADAAILIIASAQGEFEAGISKDGQTREHALLAFTLGVKQMVVCCNKMDDKTVNYGQERYDEIVKEVSAYIKKVGYNVEKVRFVPISGWQGDNMIEKSEKMPWYKGPTLLEALDMLEPPVRPSDKPLRLPLQDVYKIGGIGTVPVGRVETGVMKPGDVVTFAPANVTTEVKSIEMHHEQLAEATPGDNVGFNVKNVSVKDIRRGNVCGNTKNDPPKEAADFTAQVIILNHPGQIGNGYAPVLDCHTSHIACKFAEIESKIDRRSGKELEKAPKSIKSGDAAIVRMVPQKPMCVEVFNDYAPLGRFAVRDMRQTVAVGIIKAVTKKDGSGGKVTKAAVKASKK, from the coding sequence atgggaaaggaaaaggtgcaCATGAATCTTGTGGTGGTGGGCCACGTCGATGCCGGTAAATCCACTGCAACGGGTCACTTGATCTACAAGTGCGGTGGTATTGACAAACGTACGATCGAGAAGTTCGAGAAAGAAGCTGCCGACATTGGTAAGGCCTCATTCAAGTACGCATGGGTGCTGGACAAGCTGAAGGCTGAGCGCGAACGTGGTATCACGATCGACATTGCACTGTGGAAATTCGAGTCACCCAAGTCTGTCTTCACTATTATTGATGCTCCTGGGCACCGTGACTTCATCAAGAACATGATCACCGGCACATCGCAAGCCGACGCAGCCATCCTCATCATTGCCTCTGCGCAGGGTGAGTTCGAGGCTGGTATCTCCAAGGATGGACAGACCCGCGAGCACGCGTTGCTGGCCTTCACTTTGGGTGTGAAGCAGATGGTTGTGTGCTGCAACAAGATGGACGACAAGACTGTGAACTACGGACAGGAGCGGTATGACGAGATTGTGAAGGAGGTGTCTGCTTACATCAAGAAGGTTGGGTACAACGTGGAGAAGGTGCGCTTCGTCCCCATCTCCGGATGGCAGGGCGACAACATGATTGAGAAATCCGAGAAGATGCCATGGTACAAGGGTCCAACGCTCCTGGAGGCACTAGACATGCTGGAGCCACCAGTGCGTCCGAGCGACAAGCCCCTGCGTCTGCCACTGCAGGACGTGTACAAGATCGGTGGTATTGGCACCGTGCCCGTTGGTCGTGTGGAGACCGGCGTGATGAAGCCTGGTGATGTGGTGACGTTTGCCCCCGCCAACGTGACGACCGAGGTGAAATCGATCGAGATGCACCACGAGCAGCTCGCTGAGGCGACCCCCGGTGACAACGTCGGCTTTAACGTGAAGAACGTTTCTGTAAAGGACATCCGCCGTGGCAACGTCTGCGGTAACACCAAGAACGACCCCCCAAAGGAGGCCGCCGACTTCACGGCACAGGTGATCATCCTGAACCACCCCGGACAGATTGGAAACGGTTATGCGCCCGTGCTGGACTGCCACACATCGCACATTGCCTGCAAGTTCGCGGAGATCGAGTCGAAGATCGACCGTCGCTCTGGCAAGGAGCTGGAGAAGGCTCCCAAGTCGATCAAGTCTGGCGACGCCGCGATCGTGCGCATGGTGCCGCAGAAGCCTATGTGCGTGGAGGTCTTCAACGACTACGCGCCACTCGGCCGCTTTGCCGTGCGTGACATGCGCCAGACCGTCGCTGTCGGTATCATCAAGGCCGTGACCAAGAAGGACGGTTCTGGTGGTAAGGTGACGAAGGCTGCGGTGAAGGCTTCGAAGAAATAA